One region of Trichosurus vulpecula isolate mTriVul1 chromosome 1, mTriVul1.pri, whole genome shotgun sequence genomic DNA includes:
- the ZCCHC8 gene encoding zinc finger CCHC domain-containing protein 8, with product MAAEVDFGDRELFEAFGGDDEAPGEPVHIRFGAEESTAQMAVDEGEEDETQQAEAATNGVEDEELRERLRQSEEIIEQLRAENQELKRKLSVLSRPSGILVNNSKLDGPLLQILFMNNVISKQYHQEIEEFVSNLVKRYEEQKKVDIERTAFNVLPQPSSIVLEEDHKVKKSKAVKKIKEAFSVVGSVLYFTNFCLDKLGQPLLNENPQLTEGWEIPKYQQVFSQIVSLEGQEIQVKAKRPKAHCFNCGSEEHQMKDCPMPRNAARINEKRKEFMEACGEANNQNYQQRYHAEEVEERFGRFKPGIISEELQDALGVTDKTLPPFIYRMRQLGYPPGWLKEAELENSGLALYDGKDATDGETEAGELQNKCVTYDLSKLVNYPGFNISTPKGISDDWRIFGSIPMQASQQKEVFASYLSSNFQATSPQSGSKRASSHYSPCSPKKQRRGSSTTTSSATDMDLDSDMEIPHGSHPGEGFQFQPPLPPGSPLIRTPPPLPQGTPPCTPPSFTPPLPRGTPPPTPNDSAQPRSAAPSMDEDTLTLEELEEQQRLIWAALEQADSANSDSDLPVDTPLTGNSVSSSPCRNEPETPATEGKMTEKQTAAELGMSDSCVQVCDPEHSKPSPDSEEGMLCEEVKKEEAAQADSEGGLDNGAIDLDCEGSRRDHPQVVANTTASTKTSSPIPDMSKFAAGITPFEFENMAESTGVYLRIRSLLKNSPRNQQKNKKT from the exons ATGGCGGCCGAGGTGGACTTTGGCGACCGGGAGCTGTTCGAGGCTTTCGGCGGGGACGACGAGGCCCCCGGGGAGCCCGTTCACATCCGATTCGGGGCGGAGGAGAGCACGGCGCAGATGGCTGTGGACGAGGGGGAGGAGGACGAGACGCAGCAAGCGGAGGCGGCGACGAACGGCGTCGAGGACGAAGAGCTGCGCGAGCGGCTGCGGCAGTCCGAGGAGATCATCGAGCAGCTCCGCGCCGAGA ATCAAGAACTGAAAAGGAAACTCAGCGTTCTGTCTCGACCAAG tgGGATTTTGGTGAACAATTCTAAATTAGATGGACCCTTGCTACAAATTTTATTTATGAACAATGTTATTTCCAA GCAGTATCATCAAGAAATCGAGGAATTTGTTTCTAATTTAGTAAAACGATATGAGGAACAAAAGAAAGTTGATATTGAGAGGACTGCCTTTAATGTGCTGCCCCAG CCTTCCAGTattgttttggaagaggaccataaAGTGAAGAAATCAAAAGCAGTAAAAAAGATTAAGGAAGCTTTTAGT GTTGTAGGAAGTGTCCTATATTTTACCAATTTTTGCCTTGATAAATTGGGGCAACCTCTACTAAACGAAAACCCTCAGCTTACTGAAGGATGGGAAATACCCAA GTACCAGCAAGTCTTCAGCCAGATTGTTTCTCTAGAAGGGCAAGAAATACAAGTAAAGGCAAAAAG ACCAAAGGCTCACTGTTTCAATTGTGGTTCTGAAGAACATCAAATGAAAGACTGTCCAATG CCTCGAAATGCTGCTCGTATaaatgagaagaggaaagagtttaTGGAAGCCTGCGGAGAGGCAAACAACCAGAATTACCAGCAGCGATACCATGCAGAGGAAGTTGAAGAAAGATTTGGAAGATTCAAACCAGGAATTATTAG TGAGGAACTTCAGGATGCACTTGGGGTAACTGACAAGACCCTCCCACCATTCATATATCGCATGCGACAGTTGGGTTATCCACCAGGTTGGCTCAAAGAGGCTGAATTGGAGAATTCGGGACTTGCTCTCTATGATGGAAAAG ATGCGACTGACGGTGAAACCGAAGCAGGAGAACTGCAGAACAAATGTGTCACTTACGATCTCTCTAAGTTGGTCAATTATCCTGGCTTTAATATATCTACTCCCAAAGGAATTTCAGAT GACTGGAGGATATTTGGTTCTATACCAATGCAGGCATCTCAGCAAAAGGAGGTTTTTGCCAGTTACTTGTCTTCTAATTTCCAAGCA ACAAGTCCCCAGTCTGGCAGTAAAAGGGCCTCGTCTCATTATAGTCCTTGTAGCCCAAAGAAGCAGAGAAGGGGGAGCAGCACAACGACGTCTTCAGCCACAGACATGGACCTCGACTCAG atatggaGATACCACATGGTTCTCATCCGGGTGAAGGATTTCAGTTTCAACCCCCATTGCCTCCTGGATCTCCCTTGATTAGAACTCCTCCTCCATTGCCCCAAGGGACTCCTCCTTGTACCCCACCCAGCTTTACACCTCCTCTCCCCAGGGGtacccctcctcccactcccaatGACTCAGCTCAGCCCAGGAGTGCAGCTCCATCCATGGATGAAGATACTTTGACCCTGGAAGAGCTCGAGGAGCAGCAGAGGCTGATCTGGGCTGCCCTGGAGCAAGCTGACAGTGCCAACAGTGACTCCGACCTCCCTGTCGACACACCTTTGACTGGAAATTCTGTTTCGTCGTCTCCCTGCCGGAATGAGCCAGAAACCCCTGCTACGGaaggaaaaatgactgaaaagcagACAGCAGCCGAACTTGGCATGTCAGACTCTTGTGTGCaggtctgtgaccctgagcactcTAAACCAAGCCCTGACTCTGAGGAGGGGATGCTTTgtgaagaggtcaagaaggaggagGCTGCCCAGGCAGACTCTGAGGGAGGCCTGGACAATGGTGCCATTGACTTGGACTGTGAGGGCAGCAGGCGTGATCACCCCCAGGTGGTGGCCAACACGACAGCATCCACCAAGACAAGTAGCCCTATCCCAGACATGAGCAAGTTTGCGGCAGGAATAACCCCATTTGAATTTGAGAATATGGCTGAATCTACCGGCGTCTATCTCCGAATACGAAGTTTACTAAAGAACTCACCCCGGAaccagcaaaaaaataaaaaaacttaa